Sequence from the Clostridium saccharobutylicum DSM 13864 genome:
AAGGAAATATGAGAAAGATTGAAATGTGGCAAATCATTGCTATTTGTATGCAGGGTGTACGTATTGCAATTCCAGCAGCCTTAATCTTAGCAATTGGTGCTGGTCCTATTCGTACATTACTTCAATCTATGCCTATTTGGTTAACAGATGGTTTAGCAATTGGTGGTGGAATGGTTGTAGCCGTAGGTTATGCAATGGTAATCAACATGATGGCTACAAAAGAAGTATGGCCATTCTTTGCAATTGGTTTTGTATTAGCAACTGTTTCACAAATTACACTTATCGGACTTGGTGCGATTGGTGTAGCTTTAGCTCTTGTTTACTTGGCACTTGGAAAACAAGGCGGTTCAGGTAATGGCGGAAGCTCAAATACTGGGGATCCATTAGGTGATCTTATTGATAGATACTAAGAAGAAGGGAGAGAAACGAAAATGTCAAATGAATTAAAATTAACAAAAAAAGATCGTATTTCTGTTTGGTTCCGTTCATTTTTCCTTCAAGGTTCTTGGAACTATGAAAGAATGCAAAATGGTGGTTGGGCATTTGCAATGATTCCAGCAATCAAAAAATTATATAAGACTAAAGAAGATAGAGCGGCTGCATTAGAGCGTCACTTGGAGTTCTTTAACACTCATCCATATGTAGCTTCACCAATCATTGGTGTAACATTAGCTTTAGAAGAAGAACGTGCAAATGGTGCACCAATCGATGATATAACTATTCAAGGTGTTAAAGTTGGTATGATGGGACCTTTAGCTGGTATCGGAGATCCAGTTTTCTGGTTTACTGTTAAGCCAATTTTAGGGGCATTAGCTGCTTCACTTGCTGCGACTGGTAACATCCTTGGACCAATTATCTATTTCTTAGCTTGGAATATCATCCGTATGGGATTTATGTGGTATACACAAGAGTTTGGTTACAAAGCAGGTTCTCGTATTACTGATGATTTATCAGGTGGTTTATTGCAAGATATTACAAAAGGAGCATCTATCCTTGGTATGTTCATTTTAGGATCATTAGTTAATAGATGGGTATCTGTTAAGTTCGCACCAACAGTATCATCTGTTAAGTTAGGTGATGGTGCTTTTATTGACTGGAGCAAGCTTCCTGAAGGAGCACAAGGCATTCAACAAGCTTTAATGCAACAAGCATCTGGTATGTCATTAACTGATCATAAGATTACAACACTACAAAATAATTTGGATTCATTAATTCCTGGACTTGCAGGATTATTAATTACACTTCTTTGTATGTGGTTACTTAAAAAGAAAGTATCACCAATTGCTATCATTCTTGGATTATTCGTAGTTGGTATTGCTTTCCACTTAATCGGTTTAATGTAATACTTTTTTACTTAGCCTAGGCTTTTTAGCCTGGGCTTTTGTTAACTAATGTAAGACACAATCAAAAAAATAATCTTTAAAATACTAATGAAATAAATTGGGGAAATATGTGTTATTTTTAATCGGCTTTCGAATAATTGATAGAAATATATAAAAGATATATAATAAAAATAAATGTGTTTTATAAGTAGAAGAGAGGTGGATTGAATGGTTCAATCACTAAATACAAAGGTAGATCTAGCAATTGATGCAACAGCTTTTACTGGAGTTGCAGATTATGGTAAAATTATGATCGGCGACAAGGGTTTTGAGTTCTATAATTCTCGTGATTTTCGTAAGTTCATTCAAATTCCTTGGGAAGAGGTTGACTATGTCATTGCATCCGTATTGTTTAAAGGAAAGTGGATTCCACGATATGCAATTAAAACAAAGAAAAATGGTACATATACTTTTGCTTCTAAAGAAGCAAAAAAAGTACTTCGTGCTATTCGAAATTATGTTGATCCAGAGCATATGGTTTATTCGTTAAGTTTTTTTGATGTAGTGAAGCGAGCGGTGAAATCGATATTTAAGAAGAGTTAATAAGCTAGTTAAAGAAAATCTTAAATGGATAAGTTAATACACCTATATGAATGGATTCAATTTAAAAATAAGAGGGAGTGTCGCAAAATGATTAAATTTTAATCAGGAGCGATGCTCCTTTTCGGTTTAAATTAGTGAATTCCCAAATACTTAAAATTCTACATCAATTATTTAAAGATTTCTTACTTTTAAGCACACTTAAATAAGCTTAGTTACTCTATTCCATAAGTAGGCAGAAGGCTTTAATTCATGAAGATGCTTCTGAGTTTTTTCACTTTGTATTTTAGAATGTAATTTGTTAATGTTGTAGCCAAAACAAAGCAAAATAAATTCAGTTTTGACACTATTTTTTCCACGTGGTAAAAATTTATTGAATTCATAATCACTTTTTAGAACTCCAAATGCCCCTTCGACCTGAATAGATCTATTCATTCTCAATTTAGTCCCAAATTCAGTTGTAATATTTTTAACGGTCTGTTTGCTATGCAAAATTTTAATAAAAATATTTTTTAATATTTCACTATTTCACTTGACTTTGCTTAGCTGGTCTTGAACTTTAATTATAAACGAATAAATAATAAATTCACATATTTAATGTGTAAATTAATGAAATCCAACGCTAGTTATACCGTCATAAAAGCCTTTAGCAAAATCTTTTGCTGAATTATAAGCATCTCTTAAATCTTTATAAATGTTTTTAATTTCCTTATAAGTATCTTCGATATCTTTTATGGAGAAACCTCTGTGTATATCCCAAAGTTCGTTTTCATTTAAATTTAACATATTCATTTTTTATCCTCCTAATTTAAAATTAATCGGTTATTATTTAAATAGCCCAATTTAATACGTTCTTATAATTTCAAAATAAACAAATCTTTAGAATTGTTTTTAGTGAACTATAAATGAGCAAATTTACTAACGTTTATGTACATATTAAGTAAAATCAACGGTTTACGCATTATCAATAGGACACACAATTTAAATTCAAAAGACATTTAAAGTATTGAATTTACTTGTGTTGTTAATTAATGAATGTGAAAATGCTCATTTATAATATTGAACTCGTTTACAATCAATCGTATTTTCTCCCAAACCCATTCAGCACTTGAAGCAATATCATGACCAAGTTCACGCCCAAAATCATAATTAGATTTTCCACCATCTATCATGTAAAGTTCTACATCAGTCAATAATTCAAATTTGTCCATATTTAAATCTCTTTCTGTATATACTTTGTTATATTTTACAGCTATATATTCACATAAATATTTAGTTAAGTAAATACATATTACACAAAGCGTAAAAAAATAGGATTAAAAGCAAAATAGTATAAAAATATATCCAAATGTAATAAAAGATTCTTTTATTACAAAAAATGTACGTTTAATACTAATAATATTGAATTTTTACAAAATATATTATAAATTTTGTAATATAGTAGAGATTACATAAAATCAGACATTATTTGAGAGGAAATGAGAAATCCATTTAAGAAATACATATGTATAAAGCAAAATGATTTTAAGAATTGTGGTGCTGCGTGTTTAGCTACAATTTCAAAACAATATGGACTAAAAATTCCAATTTCAAAGATACGTGAAGTTGCTGGAAACGATAAACATTTTACTTCAATAAAATTCATATTTATAAATGTATATGAATCTGAGGTTTTTATTTCATTAATCATCCTTGTAATTGTAATGAAATATATAAATTATTTAGAAAATAATCATATTTAATGAAAATAACTGTCAGTAAGTGAGCATTAATTTCAAGCAATTGCTCATGTGATAAATAATTACAATTTAACTTAATAAAAATTCCCAATAAAGTAAAAGTATATATGCCTGACAAAAGAAGAATAAGGATTAAGCATAAATATATAGAATCCAAAATAAAAGAATATAATAGTGATAAAAATAGTTTGAGTTTGAAATTTTTTTTATTTTTGTTGAATTATGGTTAAAATTATGATATTATCAAATTGTGATAATATTTTACAAAATCACAAAAAATATTTATTGGAGGAATTTTTATGAAAAAAATTAAAGAATTAAAAGTTGAAGAATTACAAGAAATTTCTGGAGGAAAAGTTACTAAGTATCCAAACGGTCTTTATTGTGATGATTCTACAGGACACTGCCATGTTGATTGGTCAGAAGCAACATCATCAATTGGTCAAATTGTTGTAAATGGTTGGGTACAAAATGGACCTTGGTCTCATAGATAAAAATAATTTATCTATAAAGGTAGTAATCAAATGAATAAAAAATATTATGATTTAATAAACGAATTACAAAAAATATTAGATGATCCGAAAGTTAAAAGCGATAAAGAATTAGCACATATTTTAACATCATATAAAGATAAATTAGAAAATGGAGGAGAGTATAAGTTAGTTTGTACAAAATTGACTAATGCTATCGCAACATACGTGCGACATAATCATTTTAAAGCTCCAGAATCAGTTTTAAAATTATATAATCATTTAGCAAATGTTGAATCCCAATATAGGGGATTATTTTCATTTATTACATGGTTCTAAGTTTTTTTAAATACAGAGCTATAAAAATGAAAACTTTACTTTTATATGAGAATCAAAAAATAAAGTTTATTAAAGTTTTTTATTTTATTCAGTTATAAGATTATTGAAGCATTCGGCTGTATTAGATTGAACATTTTTATTCAATCTAATACAGCTTAATTTTTTATATTTATTTATTTCAAGTAAATAATCTAAAAAATTGCAAACTTCTTTATTAGTAATACTATGGTCTGAATTATATATATCAGTAAAAGTTTCAAATGAACCATAGATTTGGTTAGCACCGAAGATATTGGCTCCAATATGACGGGGATTTCTTTCAAGAACCGGAGATATATCTTTAGGGCTCCAACTACTGCGATTTTTAGATTCCAATCTTATATAAGTTTCATCCATTGCATATATAACAGTATCAGAAGCATTTCCTACAGTATTGATAAGGGGTATCATTTTTTAAAAAGCTTATTTTTCCAACTCATCAGCTTTAGTTGATTTAGGTTGTGCCAAAAGAGGTGTAGTCCATCTATAGCCAATTAGATCATATTTATCTGCCGACATCAGTTGAAAAGTCATCACTCCAATAACCACTGCCATTAATTTCAATCAGTTGTTCATCTAATAAATAAGTGCAATCTAATTTAATAAAAATCTCCAATAAAGTAATAAAAAATAATTCATTATTTTTCATAAATAAACAATACTTTACAAATAATTAAATTTAATGTAGTATTATATATATATAAATATCAAATTGTAGAAATGGACAAGATATAATGACTAATTTTAAAGTTTTAAGTGATATAAATGGAGGAGTTCTTCCTGATGGTAGCAGCAATTGCGACAGAGGGATATAATATATTGATTTCACCCATCACTAGAATTAATTTTAAGTATCTAGTAATAATATACTTAAGCAAAAAAACAAATTTTAAAATAGTGTTAACCTATAAAAATAAATTGATTTCGGAAGTCGTTTATTAATGATAAAGTGGTTTTGAATATTTATACGGTTTCTATAATTGTAATTTCAATTCATGTAAATCTATTTCATATGCTTATATTAAAAAATAAGTCTGATTTTACAAAAAGAATAGCTATAGTTTCTAA
This genomic interval carries:
- a CDS encoding bacteriocin immunity protein, with protein sequence MNKKYYDLINELQKILDDPKVKSDKELAHILTSYKDKLENGGEYKLVCTKLTNAIATYVRHNHFKAPESVLKLYNHLANVESQYRGLFSFITWF
- a CDS encoding DUF956 family protein, producing MVQSLNTKVDLAIDATAFTGVADYGKIMIGDKGFEFYNSRDFRKFIQIPWEEVDYVIASVLFKGKWIPRYAIKTKKNGTYTFASKEAKKVLRAIRNYVDPEHMVYSLSFFDVVKRAVKSIFKKS
- a CDS encoding class II bacteriocin; the protein is MKKIKELKVEELQEISGGKVTKYPNGLYCDDSTGHCHVDWSEATSSIGQIVVNGWVQNGPWSHR
- a CDS encoding PTS mannose/fructose/sorbose transporter subunit IIC — encoded protein: MTLNIVQVILVIIVAFLAGMEGVLDEFHFHQPIIACTLIGLATGNLLPCLILGGSLQMMALGWANIGAAVAPDAALASVASAIILVLGGQGKDGVPSAIAIAVPLAVAGLLLTIICRTIATAFVHFMDSAAKEGNMRKIEMWQIIAICMQGVRIAIPAALILAIGAGPIRTLLQSMPIWLTDGLAIGGGMVVAVGYAMVINMMATKEVWPFFAIGFVLATVSQITLIGLGAIGVALALVYLALGKQGGSGNGGSSNTGDPLGDLIDRY
- a CDS encoding PTS system mannose/fructose/sorbose family transporter subunit IID; its protein translation is MSNELKLTKKDRISVWFRSFFLQGSWNYERMQNGGWAFAMIPAIKKLYKTKEDRAAALERHLEFFNTHPYVASPIIGVTLALEEERANGAPIDDITIQGVKVGMMGPLAGIGDPVFWFTVKPILGALAASLAATGNILGPIIYFLAWNIIRMGFMWYTQEFGYKAGSRITDDLSGGLLQDITKGASILGMFILGSLVNRWVSVKFAPTVSSVKLGDGAFIDWSKLPEGAQGIQQALMQQASGMSLTDHKITTLQNNLDSLIPGLAGLLITLLCMWLLKKKVSPIAIILGLFVVGIAFHLIGLM